One genomic segment of Aliidiomarina minuta includes these proteins:
- a CDS encoding HDOD domain-containing protein yields MSQYKQFRVSTQNGTDDRLSLLNRRFINYLISLNFARGQYMAEEGLEEDEDYETRELLAVEQHQRAEKARKNAVQDRQREEVEKLLHARVYKEIEKRLQDHEYICERVLGIPASTPKLLDAIHAPSTTSRQVEQLATNLDWLQIGLVKIVNMPPFADPNDSKRAKITNFRGALNFVGAVDLCVIVPALAMQSWLPPAEPPFSLLRRKLWQHVLGTGILTQRLAELDGKLDPAVAFAAGIFHEMGKVVLARLFLLVFDDVRSRMFDTFRKDPHSRRYNALLEIKPDQQFLRDLMLQKEREVTGNLFKGFAFQRLPLDAIYEEFAAARSIKDTTGYARILTQANTYSEFRLLHAANLATLEDGKKMFANVRLSGKTILELRKLHLKKLILSRGRES; encoded by the coding sequence TTGTCGCAGTATAAACAGTTTCGGGTGTCTACCCAGAATGGTACGGATGATCGCCTGTCTTTACTTAACCGCCGGTTTATCAATTATTTGATAAGTCTGAATTTCGCCCGTGGCCAATATATGGCAGAAGAAGGGTTGGAAGAAGACGAAGATTATGAAACCCGCGAATTGTTGGCTGTTGAACAGCACCAGCGGGCTGAGAAAGCACGTAAAAATGCAGTTCAGGACCGTCAGCGTGAAGAAGTCGAGAAACTGTTGCATGCGCGCGTGTATAAAGAAATAGAAAAACGTCTTCAGGATCATGAATATATCTGCGAGCGCGTGTTAGGTATTCCGGCAAGTACACCTAAACTGCTTGATGCTATTCATGCTCCGTCCACCACATCACGTCAGGTGGAGCAGTTAGCGACCAACCTCGACTGGTTGCAGATCGGGCTGGTTAAAATTGTCAATATGCCACCTTTTGCGGACCCTAATGATTCTAAACGGGCAAAAATAACCAATTTCCGGGGTGCCCTTAATTTTGTCGGTGCTGTGGATTTATGTGTCATTGTGCCAGCGCTTGCTATGCAAAGTTGGCTTCCGCCTGCCGAGCCACCTTTTAGTCTGTTACGACGGAAACTCTGGCAACATGTATTAGGCACCGGCATTCTGACACAGCGTTTAGCTGAATTAGATGGCAAGCTGGATCCCGCGGTAGCTTTTGCCGCTGGCATTTTTCATGAAATGGGCAAAGTCGTGCTGGCCAGACTTTTTCTGTTGGTGTTTGACGATGTGCGCTCACGAATGTTTGATACCTTCCGTAAAGACCCTCATTCGCGCCGCTACAATGCGTTATTAGAAATTAAGCCGGATCAGCAGTTTTTGCGTGACTTAATGCTACAAAAGGAACGTGAGGTAACCGGTAATCTGTTTAAGGGTTTTGCCTTCCAGCGTTTGCCGTTAGATGCAATTTACGAAGAATTTGCTGCGGCTCGTAGTATTAAAGATACTACCGGTTACGCGCGAATTCTGACGCAGGCAAATACTTATAGTGAGTTTCGTTTGTTGCATGCAGCGAATCTGGCGACACTGGAAGACGGTAAAAAAATGTTCGCCAATGTCCGGTTAAGCGGTAAAACCATCCTCGAATTGCGTAAATTACATCTGAAAAAGCTGATTTTAAGTCGCGGTCGTGAAAGTTAA